One genomic segment of Falco biarmicus isolate bFalBia1 chromosome 15, bFalBia1.pri, whole genome shotgun sequence includes these proteins:
- the GCSH gene encoding glycine cleavage system H protein, mitochondrial, translated as MAWRALRRVGPCLAPRLSPLPPLRLPAARRLATSSLVLSARKFTDKHEWISVENGIGTVGISNFAQEALGDVVYCSLPEVGTKLSKHDEFGALESVKAASELYSPLSGEVTEINAALADNPGLVNKSCYQDGWLIKMTVENPAELDELMNEDAYEKYIKSIED; from the exons ATGGCGTGGCGAGCGCTGCGGCGGGTCGGGCCGTGCCTGGCGCCGCGCCTCTCGCCGCTACCGCCGCTGCGGCTGCCCGCGGCCCGCCGGCTGGCCACCAGCTCGCTGGTGCTGTCCG CCCGTAAATTCACAGACAAGCATGAATGGATATCTGTTGAAAATGGCATTGGAACAGTAGGAATCAGCAATTTTGCACAG gaagcATTAGGAGATGTTGTTTACTGTAGTCTTCCAGAAGTTGGGACAAAATTGAGTAAACATG ATGAGTTTGGAGCTTTGGAAAGTGTGAAAGCTGCTAGTGAACTCTACTCTCCTCTCTCAGGAGAAGTGACCGAGATTAACGCTGCCCTTGCAGATAATCCAGGGCTTGTCAATAAATCTTGTTATCAAGATG GCTGGCTTATCAAGATGACTGTGGAAAACCCTGCTGAACTTGATGAACTGATGAATGAAGATGCCTATGAGAAATACATAAAATCCATTGAGGACTGA